In Leptospira kirschneri serovar Cynopteri str. 3522 CT, one DNA window encodes the following:
- a CDS encoding bile acid:sodium symporter family protein has protein sequence MQELDSVRIHFNESNLAFLNLLLGLIMYGIALELKFEDFKLLVDKPRSSITGILSQFVLFPFATYLLLWILNPSPGIALGMLLVAACPGGNISNFITLLAKGNTALSISLTAFSSALAILITPFNFFFWGNLYPPVETTLKTISLNTWDVFKAILMILIIPILLGLLTKKILPKMTAKIVKPIRILSALIFAAFLFIALFANFQIFLNVIHKVFLYVFLMNAVGFLLGYYFSKLMRLDERDSRCISIETGIQNSGLGLVLIFAFFEGQGSMAIIAATWGIWHAIAGVTLAWFWSKRTSTL, from the coding sequence ATGCAGGAATTAGATTCCGTTCGGATTCATTTCAATGAAAGTAATTTAGCTTTTTTGAATTTACTTTTAGGGTTGATTATGTACGGAATCGCCTTAGAACTTAAATTTGAAGATTTTAAACTGTTAGTTGATAAACCCAGATCTTCCATCACCGGAATACTGTCCCAATTTGTATTGTTTCCGTTTGCCACTTATTTACTTCTTTGGATTTTAAATCCTTCTCCCGGAATCGCACTTGGAATGCTTTTAGTAGCTGCCTGTCCAGGAGGTAACATTTCAAACTTTATCACTCTACTCGCAAAAGGTAACACAGCTCTTTCCATTTCGCTTACTGCGTTTTCATCTGCGCTTGCAATCTTGATTACTCCGTTTAATTTTTTCTTCTGGGGAAATTTATATCCCCCTGTAGAAACAACGTTAAAAACAATCTCCTTAAATACCTGGGACGTATTTAAAGCAATCTTAATGATATTAATAATCCCGATCCTACTGGGTCTTTTGACAAAAAAAATTCTACCAAAAATGACCGCAAAAATTGTTAAACCGATCCGAATACTTTCGGCTCTCATCTTTGCCGCGTTTTTATTCATTGCACTTTTTGCAAACTTTCAGATTTTTTTGAACGTAATTCATAAAGTATTCCTTTACGTTTTTCTAATGAACGCGGTTGGATTTTTATTGGGATATTATTTTTCAAAGCTGATGCGTTTGGACGAAAGGGATTCCCGTTGTATTTCTATAGAAACCGGAATTCAAAATTCGGGACTAGGACTTGTTTTGATCTTCGCGTTTTTTGAAGGTCAGGGAAGTATGGCAATTATAGCGGCGACCTGGGGAATTTGGCACGCAATTGCAGGAGTAACTCTGGCTTGGTTTTGGTCTAAAAGAACTTCTACACTTTAA
- a CDS encoding TauD/TfdA family dioxygenase has product MAAKTFSKPKIKKGKTSVKSASKKQTKLKTTSSSIELSKSFLDPENPLPVVYQPNSTTQKSKQILIQWIKSNKRALTDDLKQYGAILFRGFNVTSPQDFEEVILNVDPNLKNNYLGTSPRNQVTKYTFTATELPPAYPIMQHAEMSFLDSPPKKLFFYCGKAPSKFGETPITDLRKVLKEIPTYIREKFEKEKIRYSRVYDGPSSQSRFQFWKTKRWDEMFQTKDKNEVEKISKKQNFKVEWFGKDDLRLVNTTLAIRKHPEFNTSAWHNHSQVFHIDAARKEYWRIFARQKTIRGFLVATTLELLTFIKKITTPKEYLDTHCTYGDGQEISSIELKQIQNTFWSNISLFSWQDGDVLVIDNYSVSHGRHPFTGPRKIFVAWAD; this is encoded by the coding sequence ATGGCAGCCAAAACTTTTTCTAAACCCAAAATAAAAAAGGGAAAAACCTCAGTTAAAAGCGCTTCTAAAAAACAAACAAAACTCAAAACCACATCTTCTTCGATCGAATTATCAAAAAGTTTTTTAGATCCAGAAAATCCGCTTCCTGTAGTTTATCAACCAAACTCTACTACACAAAAAAGCAAACAAATCCTAATCCAATGGATTAAAAGCAACAAACGCGCGTTAACTGATGATCTTAAACAATATGGGGCAATCCTTTTTAGAGGATTTAATGTGACCTCTCCTCAAGATTTTGAAGAAGTAATTCTAAACGTAGACCCCAATCTAAAAAACAATTATCTCGGAACGTCTCCCCGTAATCAGGTGACAAAATACACGTTTACTGCCACGGAACTTCCACCGGCCTATCCTATCATGCAACACGCAGAGATGAGCTTTTTAGATTCTCCACCTAAAAAACTTTTTTTCTATTGTGGAAAAGCTCCGAGTAAGTTTGGAGAAACACCTATCACCGATCTTAGAAAAGTATTAAAAGAAATTCCGACTTATATACGAGAAAAATTCGAAAAAGAAAAAATACGATATTCTAGAGTTTACGACGGACCTTCCAGCCAATCCCGTTTTCAATTTTGGAAAACCAAACGTTGGGACGAAATGTTCCAAACAAAAGATAAAAACGAAGTCGAAAAAATTTCTAAAAAACAGAACTTCAAAGTAGAATGGTTTGGCAAAGATGACCTAAGACTTGTAAATACTACATTAGCAATTCGTAAACATCCCGAATTCAACACATCGGCATGGCATAATCATTCTCAAGTGTTTCATATAGATGCGGCTCGTAAGGAATACTGGAGAATATTTGCACGCCAAAAAACGATCCGAGGATTTTTAGTAGCGACTACTCTCGAACTTCTTACTTTTATCAAAAAAATAACTACTCCAAAAGAATACTTAGACACACATTGCACTTACGGAGACGGTCAAGAAATTTCAAGCATCGAACTAAAACAGATCCAAAACACATTTTGGAGCAACATCTCTCTTTTTTCCTGGCAAGACGGAGACGTATTAGTGATAGACAACTATTCTGTATCTCACGGAAGACATCCGTTTACCGGACCAAGGAAAATTTTTGTAGCTTGGGCGGACTAA
- a CDS encoding DMT family transporter: MFIIRHEIYLILCTLIWGGTFTMTIFGLRDTSPSIFLGLRFGIASMIFLPIAWKEFRNGKIWYPGAFLLGMFLYLGFACETVGLKTTTATKSSFLIGTLVVITPIFEAILKKRMPGKGNLLGAFVVFTGICLIFAGEIGMEGTLTITSGDWITLGGAIFFSLYIIQMDRVSTQIPIRVSVFYQSFVAGFFALISIIVLHFVGIEKVRLNPSIRLIPGVLYNALLASVLTTFLQTKFQRYVSPTRVGIIFSLEPVFSSIIAFLLLGETSGPVRIVGCTIVFLGLILAESIGKDQDLSTENPNQ; the protein is encoded by the coding sequence ATGTTTATCATAAGACACGAAATCTATCTAATCCTCTGCACTTTGATATGGGGAGGAACGTTTACGATGACTATTTTTGGTCTTAGGGACACTTCGCCCTCTATATTTCTGGGACTTCGTTTCGGAATCGCAAGTATGATCTTTTTACCGATTGCTTGGAAAGAATTTAGAAATGGTAAAATTTGGTATCCGGGGGCGTTTTTACTCGGGATGTTTTTATATCTCGGATTTGCATGTGAAACAGTAGGACTCAAAACTACAACTGCAACCAAATCTTCTTTTTTAATAGGAACGTTAGTCGTTATTACTCCAATTTTTGAAGCGATTTTAAAAAAGAGAATGCCCGGAAAAGGAAATCTTTTAGGTGCTTTTGTGGTTTTTACCGGAATATGTCTGATATTTGCCGGAGAAATCGGAATGGAAGGCACCCTAACAATTACGAGCGGCGACTGGATCACGTTAGGTGGAGCAATTTTCTTTTCGTTGTATATCATACAAATGGATCGAGTAAGTACTCAAATACCGATCCGGGTTTCCGTATTTTATCAGTCCTTTGTGGCGGGATTTTTCGCGTTGATTTCTATAATTGTACTACATTTTGTCGGAATTGAAAAAGTTAGACTAAATCCAAGTATAAGATTAATTCCGGGAGTTTTATATAACGCACTTTTAGCTTCCGTATTGACTACTTTTCTACAAACCAAATTTCAACGTTATGTGTCACCTACTCGAGTGGGAATCATTTTCTCCTTGGAACCCGTTTTTTCTTCGATTATCGCCTTTCTATTATTAGGTGAGACGTCCGGACCGGTACGAATCGTAGGATGTACAATCGTATTTTTAGGACTCATTCTTGCGGAATCTATCGGAAAAGATCAAGATTTATCAACAGAAAATCCAAATCAATAA
- a CDS encoding M14 family zinc carboxypeptidase: protein MKSYLPSNTVFTVCICLFLFVSCAGFFHKKIPNSPLNDPRKMLLVRIDPGRLGEFKEKTGGKYKISYQESDSYYSVINKQDIDKFGFPSPGISVVKQYLPFKYYSGNYQELINERFTSLEDLKKGYKDNILNIHYLLGIANLYSEQARMEVIGKTARGREIPALLITNTTTPDEEKISVLFNCAHHANEVISIEHCYDIIYSILSRPKEYKEILNKMKIWIVPIVNPDGARHFWHVSNLMGRKNGYPGSGPVNDKLNPGVDINRNYPFYWGKAGGGYSSSNPSNYFYRGPSPGSESETKAMMDLANRERFAASISYHAYANCLLIPYSIDSLNNPEPDVAKELGKKIAASVNSLNPEKEFEAKKNIYPIDGVDQDYFYFAHGTLAYLLETTHLNPEYKEVEKVNVSLRKAWNLLLNEVLEGKKIFLKITDEFGTPLEAKVEIERVKYFQEEIRVSNPINGFYFQLFPDRKETKIKILKEGYETVEIQTRPNGKWEPLKIILKKNRI, encoded by the coding sequence ATGAAATCGTATCTTCCTTCAAATACCGTATTTACAGTCTGCATCTGTCTGTTTTTATTTGTTTCCTGCGCAGGTTTCTTCCACAAAAAGATTCCAAATTCTCCCTTAAATGATCCAAGAAAAATGTTACTCGTTCGAATTGATCCGGGACGACTGGGAGAATTTAAAGAAAAAACCGGAGGAAAGTATAAGATCAGTTATCAGGAATCTGATTCTTATTATTCCGTAATCAATAAACAAGACATAGATAAGTTCGGATTTCCATCTCCCGGAATTTCCGTCGTCAAACAATATCTTCCATTTAAATATTATTCAGGCAATTATCAGGAATTGATCAACGAAAGATTTACGAGTCTTGAAGATTTAAAAAAGGGTTATAAAGATAATATATTAAATATTCATTATTTACTTGGAATCGCAAATTTATATTCGGAACAAGCCAGAATGGAGGTGATCGGCAAAACCGCCAGAGGCAGGGAAATTCCGGCCCTACTTATTACAAACACAACCACTCCGGACGAAGAGAAAATTTCCGTACTTTTCAACTGCGCCCATCACGCAAACGAAGTCATATCCATTGAACACTGCTACGATATAATTTATTCCATATTATCTAGACCAAAAGAATATAAAGAAATCCTAAATAAGATGAAAATCTGGATTGTACCCATCGTAAATCCGGACGGTGCCAGACATTTTTGGCACGTATCTAATCTGATGGGAAGAAAAAACGGCTATCCGGGTTCCGGTCCGGTCAACGACAAGTTAAACCCCGGAGTGGATATCAATCGCAACTATCCGTTTTATTGGGGAAAAGCTGGAGGAGGATATTCTTCTTCTAATCCTTCTAATTACTTTTATAGAGGTCCCTCGCCTGGATCCGAATCGGAAACAAAAGCGATGATGGATCTTGCAAATCGGGAAAGGTTTGCGGCGTCCATTAGCTATCATGCATATGCAAATTGTCTGTTAATTCCATATTCGATCGATTCTTTAAATAATCCGGAACCGGACGTAGCAAAGGAGTTAGGAAAAAAAATCGCAGCTTCGGTGAATAGTTTAAATCCAGAAAAGGAATTTGAAGCAAAAAAAAATATCTATCCGATAGATGGAGTCGATCAGGACTATTTCTACTTTGCACACGGAACACTCGCTTATCTATTGGAAACCACACATCTCAATCCGGAATACAAGGAAGTGGAAAAGGTAAACGTATCCTTGAGGAAAGCTTGGAACCTATTGTTAAACGAAGTTCTGGAAGGAAAAAAGATTTTTCTAAAAATCACGGATGAATTCGGAACCCCGCTCGAAGCAAAAGTAGAAATCGAAAGAGTAAAATATTTTCAGGAAGAAATTAGAGTTTCTAATCCAATCAACGGTTTTTACTTTCAACTGTTTCCAGATCGAAAGGAAACCAAAATTAAAATTTTGAAAGAAGGTTACGAAACGGTGGAAATACAAACCAGACCAAACGGCAAATGGGAACCTCTAAAAATCATACTTAAGAAAAATAGAATATAA
- a CDS encoding formylglycine-generating enzyme family protein, translating to MKFEIRNFLFLVVMILIAYRGWMCKLLADPSACGGKEIPGMKCIPAGEFIRGSNVYDADEKPEEKVYVSDFYMDVYEVTNEDFDKCKNAGKCQECLKTGKCNYIGPRYGKPYLGPKQPVTGVSWYTAKEFCEWAGKRLPTEAEWEKAARGPNGNLYPWGNEPATCERAVIEVGDVKGCVSKKTEKPHLMPTANVGTKAPGVYGLFDMAGNSWEWTADWYSTSFKACGDFCRGKDPKGPCDGKEVCPGYKKKVLKSGSWWWPAHYARGSKRRSHIPENFPEYHHFGFRCARDVNK from the coding sequence ATGAAATTTGAAATTCGAAATTTTCTTTTTTTGGTGGTGATGATTTTGATCGCCTACCGAGGATGGATGTGTAAGTTGCTTGCTGATCCTTCGGCTTGTGGAGGAAAAGAAATTCCAGGAATGAAATGTATTCCCGCCGGAGAATTTATACGCGGAAGTAATGTTTACGATGCAGATGAAAAACCGGAAGAGAAGGTTTATGTAAGTGACTTTTATATGGATGTCTATGAGGTCACCAACGAAGATTTTGACAAATGTAAAAACGCAGGCAAATGCCAAGAGTGTTTAAAAACCGGAAAGTGTAATTATATCGGTCCACGTTATGGTAAACCTTACTTAGGCCCTAAACAACCTGTAACAGGAGTTAGTTGGTATACTGCCAAAGAGTTTTGTGAATGGGCCGGTAAAAGACTTCCAACGGAAGCGGAGTGGGAAAAAGCTGCCAGGGGGCCGAACGGAAATTTATATCCCTGGGGAAATGAACCGGCAACATGTGAAAGAGCGGTCATTGAAGTAGGGGACGTTAAAGGATGTGTCTCTAAAAAGACGGAAAAACCTCATTTAATGCCGACTGCAAATGTAGGCACAAAAGCTCCTGGAGTTTATGGATTGTTTGATATGGCTGGAAATTCCTGGGAATGGACCGCGGATTGGTATTCCACTTCCTTTAAGGCTTGTGGCGATTTTTGTAGAGGAAAAGATCCTAAGGGACCTTGTGACGGAAAGGAAGTTTGTCCAGGTTATAAGAAAAAAGTTTTAAAAAGTGGTTCTTGGTGGTGGCCCGCTCATTATGCGAGAGGCTCTAAAAGAAGATCTCATATTCCGGAAAATTTTCCAGAATATCACCATTTCGGATTCCGTTGTGCAAGGGATGTAAATAAATAA
- a CDS encoding LIC_10091 family lipoprotein yields the protein MFNYFKLRIYVILMFFSFVFSFCSGPKKIEENQVGSLNGEDIVSKLKETPQETLVPTKWDVGDTTVSNEDRLDLLIPHVRNLGNVYVGVGSEQNLTIAAWAKSDFIYLMDFTQIVVHANMITILFLQKGEKKEDFIRLWGKEGEKEALELIQVSFSDPEIYKKVYKQASPFIRKRHRTNLMLSKKYDYKMFQTDDEQYSYIRKLAIEGKILPVRGNLLGNITLTGIGNTLKKIGRKVGVIYFSNAEEYFAYPQEFKNSILNLPIAENSLVVRTISVRKDLFPWSPGSEISTDRGFHYCVQKISNFQKWLSSGKPGLRSLQVMVEGGTVDKKNGITVVDKEPVVTDDKLPKTGG from the coding sequence ATGTTCAATTATTTTAAATTAAGAATTTATGTTATTCTTATGTTTTTTTCTTTTGTTTTTTCGTTCTGCTCTGGACCAAAAAAAATCGAAGAAAATCAAGTTGGTTCTTTAAATGGGGAGGATATAGTTTCTAAACTTAAAGAAACTCCTCAGGAAACTCTCGTTCCTACCAAGTGGGACGTGGGTGACACTACGGTTTCTAACGAAGACCGTTTGGATCTTCTCATTCCTCACGTTCGAAATTTAGGAAACGTTTACGTTGGAGTTGGTTCGGAACAAAATCTTACGATTGCTGCTTGGGCTAAGTCGGATTTTATTTATCTTATGGATTTCACTCAGATTGTGGTTCACGCGAATATGATCACGATTCTCTTTCTACAAAAAGGTGAAAAGAAAGAGGATTTCATTCGTCTTTGGGGAAAAGAGGGGGAAAAGGAAGCGCTTGAATTGATTCAGGTTTCTTTTTCGGATCCGGAAATTTACAAAAAGGTTTATAAACAGGCCTCTCCATTTATTCGAAAACGTCATAGAACCAATTTGATGCTTTCTAAGAAATATGATTATAAGATGTTTCAGACAGACGATGAACAATATTCTTATATTCGAAAGTTGGCTATTGAAGGAAAAATTTTACCGGTTCGAGGAAATCTTTTAGGGAATATTACGTTAACCGGTATTGGCAACACTTTGAAAAAAATAGGCCGTAAAGTGGGGGTTATTTATTTTAGTAATGCGGAAGAATATTTCGCTTATCCTCAAGAATTTAAAAACTCTATCCTCAATCTTCCAATTGCAGAAAATTCTCTTGTGGTGAGAACGATTTCGGTTCGTAAGGATTTGTTTCCTTGGTCTCCCGGATCGGAGATTTCTACGGATCGAGGTTTTCATTATTGTGTTCAAAAAATTTCCAACTTTCAAAAATGGTTATCCAGTGGCAAACCGGGGCTTCGTTCTTTACAAGTAATGGTGGAAGGTGGAACCGTGGATAAGAAAAATGGTATCACGGTTGTTGATAAGGAACCGGTCGTTACGGATGATAAATTGCCTAAGACGGGTGGTTAA
- a CDS encoding Imm44 family immunity protein, translating to MKFFISSEIDGRFSQNVPDKFRRVRKSVESILNKHFLDKDYGANIKSIGVIPILIRTDLKEFYKERRLYQKKQNSADYRLYIDFEHFEKANDDIATNLLIQNILAVVQDLGRKVSSFDATSLKNQIKNLFPLHISPNTH from the coding sequence ATGAAATTTTTTATCAGCTCCGAAATCGACGGACGTTTCAGTCAAAACGTTCCAGACAAATTTCGCCGCGTTAGAAAAAGCGTAGAATCGATTCTAAACAAACATTTCTTAGATAAAGACTATGGAGCCAATATTAAATCCATTGGTGTGATCCCTATCTTAATTCGTACGGATCTTAAAGAATTTTATAAAGAGCGTAGACTCTATCAGAAAAAACAAAATTCCGCAGACTACCGACTTTATATTGATTTTGAACATTTCGAAAAAGCGAATGACGATATCGCAACTAATCTTTTAATTCAAAATATTTTAGCAGTAGTTCAAGATCTGGGACGAAAAGTTAGTTCTTTCGATGCGACAAGTTTAAAAAACCAGATTAAAAATTTATTTCCTCTACATATATCACCTAATACTCATTAG
- a CDS encoding NAD(P)-binding protein encodes MKNKKEKVIILGGGLGSLVTAYEITSKPDWKEHYDITIYQLGWRLGGKGASGRNQDVFNRIEEHGLHIWFGFYDHAFQLIRKCYEELSRPLTSPLAIWEEAFKPANFFVLQEFVNGSYQPWPFHFPMNDRIPGDTTELPDPAVYPSMILEYLNEYYKNRKQYIFPENECAKDHTIWKEILEWIGDAADETDLDVIGKAILVLKNLLNQLSKDFSHDRFLKLIDQFVDGLWTKMEKRIESNTEARRFWILVDFSLMNIKGMIRDKVFENGFESIDDFDYREWLKLHGANELTINSAIVQGIYGLVFAGRSQYTFAAGTALKGALRMLFTYKGAVAYRMQAGMGDVIFTPIYEILKQRGVQIKFFHRVRELIPGSSDGQSWIQTVKIGKQVNLKKDEYSPLVDVKGLGCWPSEPIYDQIVEGETLKKDHIDLEDYWSKWQDKEEIVLEYGKDFDRIVFGISIGAIPFLCPKILEQNSNWKQMIESVQTCLTDAFQLWMYPDIAGLGWKYWKNEPPVLGSYVEPFDTWCDMSHLINRESWSDSLSPNHIAYFCGPSPPGIAPIDPLVDPNISKQMEKLKERVIQFLQENAQSIWPNSVQAAGFNWDLLLDPNKTKGSKRIESQYLRLNIQPTERYVLSIKGSTKYRLSAGKNGYSNLVITGDWIENSVLNAGCVESTVVSGIQAAKCFC; translated from the coding sequence ATGAAAAATAAAAAAGAAAAAGTAATTATACTCGGCGGGGGATTGGGATCTCTCGTTACAGCTTACGAGATCACTTCTAAACCCGACTGGAAAGAACATTACGATATTACGATTTATCAATTAGGTTGGAGGCTTGGCGGAAAAGGTGCAAGCGGTAGAAATCAAGACGTATTTAACAGGATCGAAGAACACGGATTACATATCTGGTTCGGATTTTACGATCACGCTTTTCAACTGATTAGAAAATGTTACGAAGAACTTTCAAGACCTCTTACCAGTCCATTAGCCATCTGGGAAGAAGCTTTTAAACCGGCTAATTTTTTTGTACTTCAGGAATTCGTCAATGGAAGTTATCAACCTTGGCCGTTTCATTTTCCAATGAACGACCGGATTCCGGGTGATACGACTGAACTTCCAGATCCTGCGGTTTATCCTTCTATGATTTTAGAATATTTGAATGAATATTATAAAAATCGTAAGCAATATATTTTCCCCGAAAATGAATGTGCAAAAGATCATACCATTTGGAAAGAAATTTTAGAATGGATAGGGGACGCGGCGGACGAAACGGATTTGGACGTGATTGGAAAAGCCATTCTCGTTTTGAAAAATCTTTTGAATCAATTAAGCAAAGATTTTTCCCATGATCGTTTTCTGAAACTTATAGATCAATTCGTTGATGGTCTTTGGACAAAGATGGAGAAAAGAATTGAATCGAATACGGAGGCGAGAAGGTTTTGGATTCTCGTCGATTTCAGTCTTATGAATATTAAAGGAATGATCCGAGACAAAGTTTTTGAAAATGGTTTTGAAAGTATAGACGACTTTGATTATAGAGAATGGTTGAAACTTCATGGAGCGAACGAACTTACGATCAACTCCGCAATTGTACAGGGGATTTACGGTCTCGTTTTTGCGGGAAGAAGTCAATATACGTTTGCCGCCGGCACGGCTCTCAAAGGCGCTTTGAGAATGTTATTCACTTATAAAGGCGCGGTTGCATATAGAATGCAAGCTGGAATGGGAGACGTCATTTTCACTCCTATATATGAAATATTGAAACAACGGGGAGTTCAGATTAAATTCTTTCATAGAGTGAGGGAATTGATTCCAGGAAGTTCGGATGGACAATCCTGGATTCAAACCGTAAAAATTGGTAAACAGGTAAACTTAAAAAAAGATGAATATTCTCCTTTGGTCGACGTAAAAGGACTCGGTTGTTGGCCGAGTGAACCTATTTACGATCAGATTGTAGAAGGAGAAACATTAAAAAAAGATCATATAGATTTGGAAGACTATTGGTCTAAATGGCAGGACAAAGAAGAAATTGTTTTAGAGTATGGAAAAGATTTTGATCGAATTGTGTTTGGGATTTCCATTGGTGCAATTCCATTTTTGTGTCCAAAAATTTTAGAACAGAATTCCAATTGGAAACAAATGATAGAATCGGTTCAAACGTGTCTAACGGATGCGTTTCAACTTTGGATGTATCCGGATATCGCAGGGTTAGGGTGGAAGTATTGGAAAAATGAACCTCCCGTATTGGGCTCATATGTAGAACCTTTTGATACTTGGTGTGATATGAGTCATTTGATCAATAGAGAATCTTGGTCTGATTCTCTCTCACCAAATCATATTGCCTATTTTTGCGGACCTTCTCCGCCAGGAATCGCCCCTATCGATCCTTTAGTTGATCCAAATATATCAAAGCAGATGGAAAAATTAAAAGAAAGAGTAATTCAATTTTTACAAGAAAACGCACAAAGTATTTGGCCTAATTCTGTACAAGCCGCCGGATTCAATTGGGATTTATTGTTGGATCCGAACAAGACCAAGGGGTCGAAGAGAATCGAATCCCAGTATCTTCGTTTAAATATTCAGCCTACGGAAAGATATGTTTTATCTATAAAAGGTTCTACAAAATACAGGCTTTCCGCGGGAAAAAATGGATATTCTAATCTTGTGATTACAGGGGATTGGATCGAAAATTCGGTGTTAAACGCCGGATGTGTGGAAAGTACAGTAGTAAGTGGCATCCAAGCCGCTAAGTGTTTTTGTTAG